One Peromyscus leucopus breed LL Stock chromosome 2, UCI_PerLeu_2.1, whole genome shotgun sequence DNA window includes the following coding sequences:
- the LOC114684048 gene encoding tumor suppressor candidate 2-like — translation MGASGSKSRGLWPFASTTGGGSPEAAGTEQSLVRSRTRAVPPFVFTRRGSMFYDEDGDLAHEFYEETIITKNGQKRAKLRRVHNNLIPQGIVKLDLHHPHPPPNPCGFPCDPL, via the coding sequence ATGGGCGCCAGCGGCTCCAAATCTCGGGGCCTCTGGCCCTTTGCCTCCACCACGGGGGGCGGCAGCCCCGAAGCGGCAGGCACTGAGCAGTCTTTGGTGCGGTCTCGAACCCGAGCGGTGCCCCCCTTCGTATTCACGCGCCGCGGCTCCATGTTCTATGATGAAGATGGGGATCTGGCTCACGAGTTCTATGAGGAGACAATCATCACCAAGAATGGGCAGAAGAGAGCCAAGCTAAGGCGGGTCCATAACAATCTGATTCCTCAGGGCATCGTGAAGCTGGatctccaccacccccacccccccccgaaTCCATGTGGATTTCCCTGTGATCCTCTATGA